The following proteins are co-located in the Psilocybe cubensis strain MGC-MH-2018 chromosome 5, whole genome shotgun sequence genome:
- a CDS encoding Cytochrome P450 monooxygenase (Cytochrome P450 monooxygenase ARMGADRAFT_1018420), whose product MEQYASFMDYEAHIFIKSLYDEGVKGDKPVNPAHYAGRFALNNMLFMSFGIRTVSASDPLVATALDLAMEFMDLTGPWSNCVDFFEFLQYLPTQKRTRGRILHDSLINVYGGMISDFKDKLRSGKDVPDCLVKTLLDNEETEHLDWEDLCMLSAVFTLGGVHSTSGIIQWFLALIPSHRDVLARAHKELDDVIGRSRWPNFEDESSLPYIRAIIKEASTSFNGT is encoded by the exons ATGGAGCAATACGCGTCTTTCATGGACTACGAAGCCCATATATTTATCAAATCTCTATACGATGAAGGTGTCAAAGGCGACAAACCAGTCAATCCTGCCCATTATGCCGGCCGATTCGCATTAAA TAATATGCTCTTTATGTCTTTTGGAATACGCACCGTGTCTGCTTCGGACCCCCTAGTGGCTACCGCTCTTGACCTTGCGATGGAGTTCATGGATCTAACAG GACCATGGTCAAACTGCGTCGACTTCTTCGAGTTTCTACAATATCTCCCAACTCAAAAACGGACGCGAGGGCGCATTCTCCATGACTCTCTCATCAATGTCTACGGCGGAATGATCTCAGACTTTAAAGACAAGCTGCGCTCTGGAAAAGACGTGCCAGACTGTCTTGTCAAGACCCTGCTCGACAACGAGGAAACGGAACATCTGGACTGGGAGGATCTGTGCATGCTCTCCGCGGTGTTCACGCTGGGCGGTGTGCATTCG aCTTCCGGAATTATACAGTGGTTCCTGGCGCTGATCCCGTCACATCGGGATGTACTGGCACGCGCCCACAAGGAGCTGGATGATGTCATCGGTCGTAGCAGATGGCCAAACTTTGAGGACGAATCGAGTCTTCCATATATAAGAGCTATCATCAAAGAGGCAAGTACTTCCTTCAACGGAACATAG
- a CDS encoding Recyclin-1, with protein sequence MDNFAPLEPVKLYQPTSSSSSRHWSTPSSNSNYNGFSSASTSKSRTSFPYPSSSSFPSNTSNRNSTTHPKGFATTPIPSTTSPLIGRLPTHIHTRILTFLPVPDVPAYSRCCKALARVVKDESRAGAWVGRWEALGVDGDSDFEEDEEDEEGEGEGEEGNWDGDSDEENGRNGYQQNDGNGKKVGVGHKKKVRREENKQKQNKQKKKKKGKLHLVLDILEQKAAHEAALARAALPPVIPVDVADPSMNGDGDADGDGEFGEFASGGVGVGGDLFGGGMGMAMGKDDEMGDFVGASSSSTGTGSGMKGFGFGTPISPRFPASFSSFGFGGAFGSPPPPSASMHNANKSKFSANDKEKEQEQEKYRTKYIRAHTLLKPLVSVLASAAPHTVLSELAAYMREAVEGSEMELLDYEGEGEVSMATSASASTTTTKTLTSPTTPSTNATTPPSTHKPPTSPSSPTHISPLYIDALTLKLLSNFLSPAVQPLRASASLLLTLKAAMDRFDSALLARFDVADGKGDEGGMREAAAASWVIRDREGNGNGNGKGGEGEDWEMGKVWAEKREIFYQQGKWRPLDNFTSDKELDFAAMDAFMDDILAAIREHGARAVRVFPPRSRVILLFSERLANEVISEYIQTLLTHAREISTSIYLRSTAASFRVAWRMVDAVMDVVREVYGGGSGSGSGSFGGDGKGKGGGKGRERRGTVGKGSRIRRGRGKEVVGRIRAEDVIYQMFETNMDEYLDEEVEAVKGALDAICKGWDQEASYNPNIFSSASSSSQPSQPTPSSPSHLQTELHQNPATLKRNVLASFTSLLLLPVTIVPRTVTAVGGAVGAVGGAVGGAVGVVGGKAVQGIAMLNPQRWGGSGSGGGGYTGGVSTTGWGAGRTTSAGAGTGAGGDWSAGGNGSASGGYTKTADLNGSALFEVQDDDEEEDVDLGAGGIVNGRGNGNGNRGAGVGTGFGEDVSPWGDASAGGSRSLTVSQLELAAPSSSVSPAPPALTETAQSASASSGVHHHTPSNSQSNSSQPSSSNQNPANQNTNLSSNSTTHQLDLLLSLDTALSLIHADRESLKRVETFSGYPGHYGHRVRDTMEEVFVLLLGAVGEGHVVRGFERATERMKAYKPAEHEATTSVAPLVQFFELVHIGDTIQSIVQVYFDKELAHHIDKTDFLNTVVREKKRFENMLDDSVAAGLNAGTEVLMNQVEHIILTLTRPREYYPPEDAPLELGPTRGCTEAIRCLETHCKLLKGSTSKEVLEVFYMEVGLRLIGILQKHIKRQIISLSGGFQVIADLNAYGAFIASLKIPALTADFSHLKMLGHVYVVEDAKDLAQIVKDVARYGGAYRPEDVYEFIQRRSDWKKIEKTVDKTMYNLSFKEDCTIC encoded by the exons atggaCAACTTCGCCCCGCTCGAGCCCGTCAAGCTTTACCAACctacatcctcatcatcatcgcgGCATTGGTCTACGCCTTCATCGAACTCGAACTACAATGGATTCTCCTCGGCATCGACATCTAAATCCCGGACGTCCTTCCCCTAtccctcgtcctcttcctttccctccaacaccagcaacagaAATAGCACCACCCACCCAAAAGGCTTCGCGACCACCCCAATCCCAAGTACAACATCCCCGCTGATAGGTCGCCTCCCGACACATATCCACACGCGCATACTTACATTTCTGCCTGTGCCGGATGTACCTGCTTATAGTCGGTGCTGTAAGGCGCTTGCTAGGGTTGTTAAGGATGAGAGTAGAGCGGGAGCGTGGGTGGGAAGGTGGGAGGCGCTTGGTGTTGACGGCGATAGTGATtttgaagaggatgaagaggacgaagagggagagggagagggggaagAGGGGAACTGGGATGGGGATAGTGATGAGGAGAATGGGAGGAATGGGTATCAGCAAAAcgatgggaatgggaagaaggttgGTGTAggacacaaaaaaaaagtgagacgagaagaaaacaaacagAAGCAAAacaagcagaagaagaagaagaaaggaaagctACATCTGGTCCTTGACATCCTCGAGCAAAAGGCCGCGCACGAGGCTGCGCTTGCGCGTGCGGCACTTCCTCCTGTTATACCCGTCGACGTTGCCGATCCTTCTATGAATGGAGATGGCGACGCGGATGGGGACGGTGAGTTTGGGGAGTTCGCTTCagggggtgttggtgttggtggagATCTGTTTGGAGGGGGTATGGGGATGGCGATggggaaagatgatgagatgGGGGATTTTGTCGGtgcgagttcgagttcgacgGGGACTGGTTCGGGGATGAagggatttggatttggaacGCCTATTTCACCGCGCTTTCCTGCTTCGTTCTCGTCGTTCGGGTTCGGAGGTGCGTTCGGGagtccgccgccgccgtctgCTTCGATGCACAATGCGAATAAATCCAAATTCAGCGCCAACGACAAGGAAAaagagcaggagcaggagaaaTACCGAACCAAGTACATTCGTGCACACACCCTGCTGAAGCCGCTTGTGAGTGTGCTTGCGTCTGCGGCGCCGCATACGGTGTTGTCGGAATTGGCGGCGTATATGAGGGAGGCGGTGGAGGGGTCTGAGATGGAGTTGCTTGATTacgagggggagggggaggtgtCGATGGCgacgtctgcgtctgcgtctacAACGACGACTAAAACACTCACATCTCCAACAACTCCATCTACAAACGCGACTACACCTCCATCCACTCATAAACCTCCCACCTCCCCATCGTCACCCACACACATCTCCCCCCTATACATCGACGCACTCACCCTGAAACTTCTCTCCAACTTCCTTTCTCCCGCCGTACAACCTCTCCGCGCCAGCGCCTCCCTGCTGCTCACGCTCAAAGCCGCGATGGACCGATTCGACTCGGCGCTATTGGCTAGGTTTGATGTGGCGGATGGGAAGGGGGATGAAGGCGGGATGAGGGAGGCTGCGGCTGCTAGTTGGGTCATACGCGATCGCGaagggaatgggaatgggaatgggaaaggaggggaaggggaggatTGGGAGATGGGAAAGGTGTGGGCGGAGAAGAGGGAGATTTTTTATCAGCAGGGCAAGTGGAGGCCTTTGGATAATTTTAC CTCGGACAAAGAACTAGATTTCGCAGCGATGGACGCGTTCATGGACGACATTCTCGCTGCTATCCGCGAACATGGCGCGCGGGCTGTACGCGTGTTCCCGCCCCGCTCGAGAGTGATTTTGTTGTTCTCGGAGAGGTTGGCTAATGAGGTG ATATCCGAATATATCCAAACCCTCCTTACACACGCGCGCGAGATCTCAACGTCGATATACCTCCGCTCAACAGCCGCGTCGTTTAGAGTTGCTTGGAGGATGGTGGATGCGGTTATGGATGTTGTGCGGGAGGTGTATGggggtgggagtgggagtgggagtgggagctTTGGGGGAGAcgggaaggggaaggggggtgggaaggggagggagaggaggggtACAGTTGGGAAGGGGAGTAGGAtaaggagggggagggggaaggaAGTTGTGGGTAGGATTAGAGCTGAGGATGTTAT ATATCAGATGTTCGAGACGAATATGGACGAGTACCTCGATGAGGAGGTGGAAGCTGTTAAAGGCGCGCTGGATGCCATATGTAAGGGGTGGGACCAAGAG GCGTCATACAACCCGAACATCTTCTCCAgcgcctcctcttcttcccaaCCCTCCCAGCcaaccccctcctccccctcccacCTGCAAACCGAACTGCATCAAAACCCCGCAACACTAAAACGCAACGTCCTTGCTTCATTCACCTCGCTTCTCCTCCTGCCCGTAACGATCGTCCCGCGGACCGTCACCGCCGTCGGCGGGGCCGTAGGCGCTGTGGGCGGGGCTGTTGGAGGAGCTGTGGGTGTTGTAGGTGGTAAGGCTGTGCAGGGCATAGCGATGCTGAATCCGCAGCGGTggggtgggagtgggagtggagGGGGAGGGTATACGGGGGGTGTGAGTACGACTGGGTGGGGGGCTGGGCGGACGACGTCGGCGGGGGCGGGCACTGGGGCAGGTGGAGATTGGAGTGCAGGTGGGAATGGGAGTGCGAGTGGGGGGTACACGAAGACGGCTGATTTGAATGGATCTGCGTTGTTTGAGGTtcaggatgatgatgaggaggaggatgtggattTAGGCGCTGGTGGGATTGTTAATGGGcgtgggaatgggaatggaaATCGGGGTGCAGGTGTGGGTACAGGATTTGGAGAGGATGTATCACCTTGGGGTGATGCCAGTGCAGGCGGGTCGAGATCGT TGACCGTGTCGCAGCTCGAGCTGGCGGCGCCATCGTCATCGGTGTCACCTGCACCTCCCGCTCTGACCGAGACAGCACaatccgcatccgcatcgtCCGGTGTCCACCACCACACGCCATCAAATTCTCAATCAAACTCTTCccaaccctcctcctccaaccaGAACCCCGCCAACCAAAACACCAACCTCTCCTCGAACTCGACTACCCACCAACtcgacctcctcctctccctcgaCACCGCGCTCTCCCTCATCCACGCTGACCGCGAGTCCCTCAAGCGCGTCGAGACGTTCTCTGGATACCCGGGCCACTACGGGCATCGCGTGCGGGATACGATGGAGGAGGTGTTTGTCCTGCTTTTGGGAGCTGTTGGGGAGGGGCATGTTGTTAGGGGATTTGAGCG AGCGACGGAACGGATGAAAGCGTACAAGCCTGCGGAGCACGAGGCAACGACGAGCGTCGCACCGCTCGTGCAGTTTTTCGAGCTGGTGCATATTGGAGATACGATACAGAGTATTGTGCAGGTGTATTTTGACAAGGAGCTC GCGCATCATATTGACAAAACGGACTTTTTGAACACGGTTGTGAGAGAGAAGAAGCGGTTTGAGAATATGCTGGATGATTCGGTCGCTGCGGGGCTTAATGCTGGGACGGAGGTGCTCATGAATCAG GTCGAGCACATAATCCTCACACTCACCCGCCCACGCGAATACTACCCTCCCGAAGACGCGCCTCTCGAGCTCGGTCCTACACGCGGCTGCACCGAAGCGATCCGGTGCCTCGAGACGCACTGTAAGCTTTTGAAGGGGAGTACAAGTAAGGAGGTGCTGGAGGTGTTTTATATGGAGGTTGGGTTAAGGTTGATTGG GATCCTGCAGAAACATATCAAGAGGCAGATAATCTCGCTCAGTGGTGGGTTCCAGGTTATCGCGGATTTGAACGCGTATGGCGCGTTTATCGCGTCGCTCAAG
- a CDS encoding Cytochrome P450 monooxygenase virE, producing MDRDHWTFGAGRRICPGLPAAERELWLAISRLLWAFDFQALPDEPISLEEYEGLSGRTPIPFRVRLVPRCEQVGKIVRSVEEMAL from the exons ATGGACCGGGACCACTGGACATTCGGTGCAGG AAGGAGGATATGCCCTGGGTTGCCGGCTGCGGAGCGAGAGCTATGGCTTGCCATCTCGCGACTGTTATGGGCGTTCGACTTCCAGGCGCTCCCTGATGAGCCTATCTCGCTTGAGGAGTACGAGGGCCTGTCCGGGCGGACGCCAATCCCGTTTAGGGTCAGACTCGTGCCTAGATGTGAGCAGGTTGGGAAGATTGTGAGATCTGTAGAGGAGATGGCGTTGTGA